Proteins encoded in a region of the Paenibacillus sp. E222 genome:
- a CDS encoding pentapeptide repeat-containing protein has translation MDRKESILHFYTHQVKPARAKLMDDLQYTLHTRYTELTAEFLSHFRLMVQEVSDAQKRGAKRPIAYIQYSMLRTELLGGAMNVLVEAYDALWLLDRTPIRSFYSSHWAYECLERMLNGLREELPHYQGTVTAVELDRIMLQEAALVNRYLVHFIRHSCRALEDFEWNSLMDLEQIFEVRVGEYLDASECVFRLDRRNRSIEEIGEALEESDGLEVMYAHFQGLDMSEMECSDLDFRYSRFDRIDLHSTDFQRCILIGARWRNCSLEDTDFTGSILYGADFSGCSLERAVFREVIGETGHPEGLAQGPGYDALNFENANLSGADFRGARLRGAKFRGANLTDTLWEGADVEGAIFDDAERRRGLSDTFA, from the coding sequence ATGGATCGCAAGGAATCTATATTACATTTTTATACCCATCAGGTAAAACCTGCGCGGGCCAAACTTATGGATGATTTGCAGTATACGCTGCATACAAGGTATACGGAATTGACAGCTGAGTTCCTAAGTCATTTCAGGTTGATGGTTCAGGAAGTCAGCGACGCCCAAAAGCGTGGGGCGAAAAGGCCGATCGCTTACATTCAATATTCTATGTTGCGAACAGAACTTCTTGGAGGGGCGATGAATGTCCTGGTCGAAGCGTATGATGCTTTGTGGTTGCTGGATCGAACACCCATCCGTTCATTCTATTCTTCCCACTGGGCCTATGAGTGTCTTGAACGGATGCTCAATGGATTAAGAGAAGAACTTCCTCACTATCAAGGAACCGTTACAGCAGTAGAACTGGACCGAATCATGTTACAGGAAGCGGCGTTGGTGAATCGGTATCTTGTGCATTTTATACGCCATAGCTGTCGTGCGCTGGAGGACTTCGAATGGAACTCCCTTATGGATCTGGAACAGATATTCGAAGTACGTGTAGGAGAATACTTGGATGCCAGTGAGTGCGTATTTCGTCTTGATCGAAGGAATAGGAGCATTGAGGAGATTGGTGAAGCATTGGAAGAAAGTGATGGTTTGGAGGTCATGTACGCGCACTTTCAGGGACTGGATATGAGCGAAATGGAATGCAGCGATCTGGATTTTCGTTACAGCCGTTTTGATCGTATCGATCTGCATTCTACCGATTTTCAACGCTGTATCTTGATAGGGGCACGTTGGCGCAATTGTAGTCTGGAGGATACTGATTTCACTGGAAGTATTTTATATGGGGCAGATTTCAGCGGCTGTTCTCTGGAAAGAGCTGTTTTCAGGGAGGTAATCGGGGAGACGGGACATCCGGAAGGACTCGCTCAGGGGCCAGGGTACGATGCGCTTAACTTCGAAAATGCAAACCTTTCAGGTGCTGACTTCCGAGGGGCACGCCTCCGTGGAGCCAAGTTCCGTGGAGCCAATCTGACCGATACGTTATGGGAGGGTGCTGATGTGGAGGGTGCAATTTTTGACGATGCCGAGAGGAGGCGAGGGTTATCCGATACTTTCGCCTAA
- a CDS encoding DUF4280 domain-containing protein — MAQSQDQDAQIHTAGEASKSYVVAGAILKCDCGTQRTRLKIPFSHGVYIKGKAKMTVEDYVPGIHIGSFGNCSNPANPAVAASTMVDIYGVKKAPCVPVLTMPWLHGKGDTKVEGKAALLSHCTHKCLYGGDIVIENDGQQLDF; from the coding sequence ATGGCGCAAAGTCAAGATCAGGATGCCCAGATTCATACGGCTGGAGAAGCCTCTAAAAGCTATGTCGTTGCAGGAGCAATACTTAAATGCGATTGCGGGACGCAGCGTACACGATTGAAGATACCATTCAGTCATGGCGTGTATATCAAGGGGAAGGCGAAGATGACTGTCGAGGATTATGTTCCAGGTATTCATATTGGATCATTCGGTAACTGTTCCAATCCAGCTAATCCAGCAGTAGCGGCAAGCACGATGGTTGACATCTATGGGGTTAAGAAAGCGCCTTGCGTTCCCGTGCTGACCATGCCTTGGCTTCATGGAAAGGGAGATACCAAGGTGGAAGGGAAAGCTGCACTGCTCAGTCACTGTACGCACAAGTGTCTATATGGCGGAGATATCGTCATAGAAAATGACGGACAGCAATTGGACTTTTGA
- a CDS encoding replication initiation factor family protein, whose translation MNGETVSIDRIVIDFTDVYWDFFNEFHKRICHYCGVRMTVGERGFQYRIRINTGEQFLHISYKLVFAPKTRKNTLRIEVYSKSLVYFRHWLEQIREYADQVLFVRCDVAFDIPVRISDLFTMSTKGRKLRLFKGTRYYNGKHQRQEDGYCRVYDKKRQLLETGREKIRGERTRMEIVYASKEKISLATLVQYPPQFNSKYLCAVLTDLSKFSPKVGRLVKEIQQGELLPQDTTPYYRKQLSLSFTTTGNLTPTSEQT comes from the coding sequence ATGAATGGGGAAACGGTATCCATAGACCGTATAGTTATTGACTTTACAGACGTGTACTGGGACTTCTTCAATGAGTTCCATAAACGAATCTGTCACTATTGCGGGGTCAGGATGACGGTGGGGGAAAGAGGATTTCAATACCGTATCAGAATCAACACTGGAGAACAGTTTCTACATATCTCCTATAAGTTGGTATTTGCTCCGAAAACTCGTAAGAACACGCTCAGGATAGAAGTCTATTCGAAGTCGCTTGTTTACTTCCGTCATTGGCTCGAACAAATCCGAGAGTACGCCGATCAGGTCTTGTTTGTACGGTGTGATGTAGCTTTTGACATTCCTGTTCGCATAAGTGATCTGTTCACGATGTCTACGAAGGGTCGTAAGCTACGTCTGTTCAAAGGCACTCGCTATTACAACGGCAAGCATCAGCGTCAGGAGGATGGTTATTGTCGGGTGTATGACAAGAAACGTCAGTTGTTGGAGACAGGGCGGGAGAAAATCAGAGGGGAACGAACGAGAATGGAAATTGTTTATGCCTCGAAGGAGAAGATATCGCTTGCTACACTCGTTCAGTATCCGCCGCAGTTTAACAGCAAGTATCTATGTGCAGTTTTGACGGACTTGTCCAAGTTTAGTCCGAAGGTGGGGCGGCTTGTGAAGGAGATTCAGCAAGGAGAACTTCTACCGCAAGACACAACTCCTTACTACCGTAAGCAACTCTCTTTGAGTTTTACGACAACGGGCAATTTGACACCAACTTCCGAACAGACTTGA
- a CDS encoding HNH endonuclease encodes MRISPSILAGPVKIEYAQPKNYPKDYEAANKEAGLSKTSNPSVPEKNKPPQGYTWHHMEDGKTMVLDEKDVHDEFKHMGGQYNVNGTGGD; translated from the coding sequence TTGCGAATATCACCTTCGATATTGGCAGGCCCAGTAAAAATAGAGTATGCACAGCCTAAAAATTATCCGAAAGATTATGAGGCGGCAAATAAAGAGGCAGGGCTTAGTAAAACATCTAATCCATCTGTACCTGAAAAAAATAAGCCGCCACAAGGGTACACATGGCACCATATGGAAGATGGAAAAACAATGGTACTAGATGAAAAAGATGTACACGACGAATTTAAGCATATGGGCGGGCAGTACAATGTAAATGGAACAGGAGGAGATTAA
- a CDS encoding SMI1/KNR4 family protein, protein MEIKGSNEVLTESRLQDFERINGVQLPQQYREFLLKYNGGYPKPYYFTISKEQGIGMVNIFYGIGEMYDNLDKKVDIFDDILDAGFIPIADDSGGNQICLGLTEKHFGDVYFWIHDEDPEDLGNMYFLAKDFGGFLEKLHDEIEE, encoded by the coding sequence TTGGAAATTAAAGGAAGTAATGAGGTTTTAACAGAATCTAGACTTCAAGACTTTGAAAGAATAAACGGAGTTCAACTTCCCCAACAATATCGAGAATTTTTATTGAAATACAATGGGGGATATCCTAAACCCTATTACTTTACTATCTCTAAAGAGCAAGGCATTGGTATGGTAAATATTTTCTATGGTATTGGTGAAATGTACGATAATTTAGACAAAAAAGTTGATATATTTGATGATATATTAGACGCAGGATTTATTCCGATTGCAGATGATTCTGGTGGTAATCAGATTTGCTTAGGTCTTACTGAAAAGCATTTTGGAGATGTTTATTTTTGGATTCATGATGAAGACCCTGAAGATTTAGGCAATATGTATTTCCTTGCTAAGGATTTTGGGGGGTTTTTAGAAAAGCTACACGATGAGATAGAAGAATAG
- a CDS encoding HNH endonuclease produces MNSPVPQKWYNKGGYISIDKNGTWTYTNKKGQSVSYPDGYPDFSEYYHPTVKPVTIEVTVPKNPQEDFKKANIEAKLNKDSDPPVPASNKPPEGYTWHHHEDGKTMILVDEDIHREFRHIGGQSTVNGKNKKGE; encoded by the coding sequence ATGAATTCACCTGTTCCACAAAAATGGTATAATAAGGGTGGTTACATCTCAATAGATAAGAATGGAACTTGGACATATACTAATAAGAAAGGGCAGTCTGTGAGTTATCCAGATGGCTACCCCGACTTTTCAGAGTATTATCATCCTACTGTTAAACCAGTAACAATTGAAGTAACTGTGCCTAAAAATCCACAAGAAGACTTTAAAAAAGCAAATATAGAAGCAAAGCTTAATAAGGATTCTGATCCACCTGTGCCAGCAAGTAATAAACCTCCTGAGGGTTATACATGGCATCATCATGAAGATGGAAAGACGATGATCCTTGTCGATGAAGATATTCATAGGGAGTTTAGACATATCGGTGGCCAGTCTACAGTCAATGGAAAAAATAAAAAAGGAGAATAG
- a CDS encoding SMI1/KNR4 family protein produces the protein MANIDRGNEKITINDINEFEGKYDLKLPEQYVDFLLKFNGGYPQVSTFKISDEEGESVVNKFYGIGDMKGNLSKVFEVLDGELPEGFISIASDPGGNEICIGTSEKYFGKVYLWMHDMESNKEMDNMFLLNNSFNDFFDNLY, from the coding sequence ATGGCGAATATAGATCGAGGAAACGAGAAAATAACTATAAATGATATTAATGAATTTGAAGGTAAGTATGATCTTAAGCTTCCTGAGCAGTATGTTGATTTTTTGCTTAAATTTAATGGCGGGTATCCTCAAGTATCTACATTTAAAATTTCTGATGAAGAGGGTGAAAGTGTTGTAAATAAATTTTATGGGATCGGTGATATGAAGGGGAATCTGTCTAAGGTATTTGAGGTTTTAGATGGTGAGCTGCCTGAGGGGTTTATTTCGATTGCTAGTGATCCAGGGGGGAACGAGATTTGTATTGGAACTAGTGAGAAATACTTTGGAAAAGTATACCTTTGGATGCATGACATGGAGTCAAATAAAGAAATGGATAATATGTTCTTATTAAATAACAGTTTTAATGATTTTTTTGATAATTTATATTAA
- a CDS encoding HNH endonuclease — MKPAVTIEITIPKNPQADSKKANLEAGLNKDSDSPVTELNQPPTGYTWHHHEDGKTMVLVQKDIHRDFRHIGGQSTVNGKNDYKGELPWQRFITQIKKLN, encoded by the coding sequence ATTAAACCAGCAGTAACAATAGAAATTACTATTCCTAAAAACCCTCAGGCGGACTCCAAGAAGGCGAACTTAGAAGCAGGACTAAATAAGGATTCTGATTCACCAGTTACTGAACTAAATCAACCTCCAACTGGGTACACTTGGCATCATCATGAAGATGGAAAGACAATGGTTCTTGTTCAGAAGGATATCCATAGGGACTTTAGACACATAGGTGGTCAGTCTACAGTTAACGGAAAAAATGATTATAAAGGAGAATTACCATGGCAACGGTTTATAACACAAATAAAAAAATTAAATTAA
- a CDS encoding SMI1/KNR4 family protein gives MATVYNTNKKIKLKNIEEFEAKYAVLLPVQYRDFLLEYNGGNVKPNVFKISDDEGETALNTLYGLDINESYDELSSVFDSLYGEIPNEFISIGDDSGGNQICLGTSEEYAGKIYIFLHDIEPTEKMSNMFLISDSFDSFLDNLYEV, from the coding sequence ATGGCAACGGTTTATAACACAAATAAAAAAATTAAATTAAAAAATATTGAGGAATTTGAAGCAAAATATGCTGTCTTGCTTCCGGTTCAATATCGCGATTTTTTGCTTGAGTATAACGGTGGTAATGTAAAGCCAAATGTTTTCAAAATTTCAGATGATGAAGGAGAGACTGCTCTCAACACACTTTATGGGTTAGATATCAATGAATCCTACGATGAGTTATCAAGTGTGTTTGACTCATTATATGGCGAAATCCCAAACGAATTTATATCTATAGGTGATGATTCTGGAGGAAATCAAATTTGTCTGGGAACTAGCGAAGAGTATGCGGGGAAAATATATATTTTCCTTCATGATATAGAACCTACTGAGAAGATGAGCAATATGTTTCTTATATCTGATTCTTTTGATAGCTTTTTAGATAATTTATATGAAGTTTAA
- a CDS encoding pentapeptide repeat-containing protein translates to MEGNLNRKFDLHKKWVETIGKEGEMLKLDEVDLRSFDLSHILLEQAYLIECTFDDLKLENIDFHTSLLASSSFKNAYLDKCDFYKSDLRYTNFSGCVVKNSRFSKGDCWEAIFRNAYLVDCNLNNVSFYLTDFSWAILENIDISVATFEETLLSGVTLKNIKGIEEAHIKSINIGTLDKPFLLKSDEAKKWMLEKCEVGG, encoded by the coding sequence ATGGAAGGAAATCTTAATAGGAAGTTTGATTTGCATAAAAAATGGGTTGAGACAATTGGTAAAGAAGGGGAAATGTTAAAGTTAGATGAAGTGGACTTAAGAAGTTTTGATTTATCCCATATATTGCTTGAACAAGCATATTTAATAGAGTGTACTTTTGATGATCTCAAACTGGAAAATATCGATTTTCACACATCATTATTAGCCTCGTCATCATTTAAAAATGCATATTTAGATAAATGTGATTTTTATAAATCAGATCTAAGATATACAAATTTTTCCGGTTGCGTCGTTAAAAACAGTAGATTTAGTAAAGGTGATTGTTGGGAAGCAATATTTAGAAATGCATATTTAGTAGATTGTAATTTGAATAATGTATCGTTTTACTTAACAGATTTTAGTTGGGCAATACTGGAAAATATAGATATAAGTGTAGCGACGTTTGAAGAAACTTTATTAAGCGGAGTGACTTTGAAAAATATTAAAGGTATAGAAGAAGCTCATATTAAAAGTATTAATATTGGTACGTTGGATAAACCATTTTTGTTGAAATCAGATGAAGCAAAGAAATGGATGTTAGAAAAATGTGAAGTAGGTGGCTAA